Part of the bacterium genome, GGCTATTGGCACATCCGGAATGATTGGCGGACAGGTGGTTGATATTAAATCTGAAGATAGTGAAATATTAGATGTTCCGACCCTTGAGTATATTCATACCCATAAAACAGGGGCTTTACTATGTGCCACGGTGAAGGTTGGATGTATCTTAGGTAGAGGAGACAAAAATCAATTGCTTTTTTTAACCAGGTATGGAGAACATATTGGTTTAGCCTTTCAAATTGTCGATGATTTATTAGACCTTGAAGAAGGGATAAAAGGCAGAGACAGAAAAAGTGATTTAGTTAAGAAAAAATTAACCTACCCGGCGGTCTATGGTATTGAATCATCAAAAAAGCAAGTGACAATGTTAATTGAATCTGCAATATCCTGTCTTAAGAATTTTAATCATAAGGCTGATCCGCTAAGGGCTATTGCTGAATTTATTGGTAGAAGAGGCTCTGTGATTCAGACAGTAGACTATAGACATCAGACTAAAGCGGGCAGAAATTGCAGAAGAATAAGTAAGCGTTCAGGTCATTACAAAATATCTAATACT contains:
- a CDS encoding polyprenyl synthetase family protein, producing MDIEKYLVNKKKLIDEALDNYLPRASEYPQVIHEAMRYAVFSGGKRIRAILTLAAGEAVEGKEEELLLPAAALELIHAYSLVHDDLPAIDDDDFRRGKPSCHKKFNEAIAILAGDALLTHSFYLLSKIKNSPARVIKVYEEISKAIGTSGMIGGQVVDIKSEDSEILDVPTLEYIHTHKTGALLCATVKVGCILGRGDKNQLLFLTRYGEHIGLAFQIVDDLLDLEEGIKGRDRKSDLVKKKLTYPAVYGIESSKKQVTMLIESAISCLKNFNHKADPLRAIAEFIGRRGSVIQTVDYRHQTKAGRNCRRISKRSGHYKISNTRCSSFLKV